The proteins below are encoded in one region of Silene latifolia isolate original U9 population chromosome 2, ASM4854445v1, whole genome shotgun sequence:
- the LOC141644173 gene encoding ubiquitin-conjugating enzyme E2 2-like, protein MSTPARKRLMRDFKRLQHDPPAGISGAPQDTNIMLWNAVIFGPDDTPWDGGTFKLTLQFSEDYPNKPPTVRFVSRMFHPNIYADGSICLDILQNQWSPIYDVAAILTSIQSLLCDPNPNSPANSEAARMFSENKREYNRKVREIVEQSWTAD, encoded by the exons ATGTCGACCCCTGCAAGAAAGAGGTTGATGAGGGATTTCAAACGTCTGCAGCATGATCCACCTGCTGGTATTAGCGGTGCTCCTCAAGACACTAACATAATGCTCTGGAATGCTGTCATATTTGG ACCTGATGATACGCCTTGGGATGGAG GGACGTTCAAGTTGACACTTCAATTTTCCGAGGATTACCCCAACAAGCCACCAACAGTGCGCTTTGTTTCTCGAATGTTCCATCCTAACA TATATGCCGATGGAAGCATTTGTCTTGATATTCTACAAAATCAATGGAGCCCTATTTATGATGTTGCTGCTATCCTGACTTCTATACAG TCATTGCTTTGCGATCCCAACCCAAACTCTCCTGCAAACTCAGAAGCAGCCCGGATGTTCAGTGAAAACAAGCGGGAATACAATAGGAAAGTACGCGAGATTGTTGAACAGAGTTGGACTGCTGATTAA
- the LOC141644176 gene encoding uncharacterized protein LOC141644176, whose protein sequence is MELGNEKKDGNFRWTDNDVTVLCEVCINYIHKNGWGQAFRWHEIHKEVQEKTGRKYQFKSMKNKFDSMRTDWYLWKFLKNGETGLGLDPASGRISASDEWWKNKIAAKPDAKKFKNKPLNPTFEDLYFQIFESKRATEEGVVAPSMDPSSVNVVNVEGDLEGDLNEGNDEDDAYYEYSQHSSVLGNLESQEQSFYRNFLKEVSSDTQAPTSNQGLDNNLDTHGLNNFDTQVPHMVHTQNTSATQANTGEKRSTSCGSKLPQSIIRKTIKPTQMKRRRRQSAGSTMLSGQIGDMVNTCTRALEILESDVNPPTTTTAEGSSNNTQVGSKDSSVGMAMNVVNRMVSECWLVKGTESWCFLIHLLEDSVRRELIMKMEDDKDRMAWLDFMQRREK, encoded by the exons ATGGAATTAGGTAATGAGAAAAAGGATGGAAACTTTAGATGGACGGATAATGATGTGACGGTGTTATGTGAGGTTTGTATTAACTACATCCATAAAAATGGGTGGGGACAAGCCTTTAGGTGGCATGAGATCCACAAAGAGGTGCAAGAGAAAACTGGTCGAAAGTATCAGTTTAAAAGTATGAAAAATAAATTTGATTCAATGAGAACTGATTGGTACCTTTGGAAGTTTTTAAAGAACGGAGAGACTGGGCTTGGGTTGGATCCTGCTTCAGGTAGAATAAGTGCTTCAGATGAATGGTGGAAGAACAAAATTGCG GCTAAACCAGATGCGAAAAAGTTCAAAAACAAACCATTAAATCCTACCTTTGAAGATTTATATTTCCAAATTTTTGAAAGTAAACGTGCTACAGAAGAAGGCGTTGTGGCTCCAAGTATGGATCCTTCAAGCGTGAATGTAGTAAATGTAGAAGGTGATCTAGAAGGTGATCTAAATGAAGGGAATGATGAAGATGATGCTTACTATGAGTACAGTCAACATTCATCCGTCTTAGGAAATTTAGAGAGTCAAGAACAATCCTTTTACAGAAATTTTTTGAAGGAGGTCTCATCAGATACCCAAGCGCCAACTTCAAACCAAGGTTTGGATAACAACTTAGATACTCATGGTTTAAACAATTTCGACACTCAGGTACCACATATGGTGCATACTCAAAATACTAGTGCCACACAAGCCAACACGGGTGAGAAAAGAAGCACTTCATGTGGTTCTAAACTCCCTCAAAGTATTATTAGAAAGACTATAAAACCTACTCAAATGAAGCGTCGAAGAAGACAATCAGCTGGATCCACAATGTTATCCGGTCAGATTGGCGATATGGTGAACACGTGCACTCGTGCATTAGAAATTTTGGAATCTGATGTCAATCCTCCTACTACTACTACTGCTGAGGGTAGTTCTAATAATACTCAAGTTGGATCCAAAGATTCTAGTGTAGGTATGGCTATGAATGTTGTTAATCGGATGGTAAGTGAATGTTGGTTAGTGAAGGGTACTGAATCGTGGTGCTTTTTGATCCATTTACTTGAAGATAGTGTGAGAAGAGAGTTAATTATGAAGATGGAGGATGATAAAGATAGAATGGCTTGGTTAGACTTCATGCAGCGTAGAGAGAAATAA
- the LOC141632323 gene encoding F-box protein CPR1-like yields the protein MALSLEQYRDIRKENPTIKNILTKRIESQRKKALGFSINICNQIPEHLIIEILSRLPVKALLQFKSVCKLWYDIIKSSYFISRHLRNYYDNNNNWRDCLIVQYAITQAGELNVYELLIDDTKNRALSYQAIETPVYNTYMCGPCDGIYYLNCFSVNRPTRSLWNPSLDEFKALPDITCWNPNLPSDSTNMMCVESYGFGYDYKTDDYTVILIVYYIDTRDDNSEYTNNPLSILIYSLRTNSWRYWGDMVNSYGLEWSKSYDFVNGCYYWLAYRKLNYVKNYEMIVSFDISGDTYEEIRLPEFESRPVLGSQLIVYQDSIAFVSLPPNDRTNFSIWTWNNVVWTQKLKMKLDFEVWGAFNQWRDNMLVFREARSKLVLLDTNTKELFVLDYPRAGACRNICAYKESLVSINDFGKEISVREEKPDKFPSIC from the exons ATGGCTCTTTCCCTTGAACAATATCGAGATATTCGGAAAGAGAATCCAACTATCAAAAATATTCTTACAAAAAG GATTGAGAGTCAGCGAAAGAAGGCACTTGGGTTTTCAATTAACATTTGTAATCAAATCCCCGAGCACTTGATAATTGAGATATTGTCTCGCTTACCTGTCAAAGCATTGCTGCAATTCAAAAGCGTGTGCAAGTTATGGTATGATATCATTAAAAGCTCCTACTTTATATCAAGGCATTTGAGAAACTactacgacaacaacaacaactggcGTGATTGCCTCATTGTTCAATATGCCATAACACAGGCAGGTGAGCTAAACGTGTATGAGTTATTGATTGATGATACGAAGAATAGAGCTTTGTCGTATCAAGCGATAGAAACCCCGGTCTACAATACATACATGTGTGGCCCTTGTGATGGGATCTACTATCTAAATTGTTTTTCTGTTAATCGTCCTACACGTAGTTTGTGGAATCCTTCACTTGACGAGTTCAAAGCATTACCCGATATCACCTGCTGGAACCCAAATCTTCCATCCGATTCAACTAACATGATGTGTGTAGAAAGCTACGGTTTTGGGTACGACTACAAGACTGATGACTATACAGTTATTCTAATTGTGTATTATATTGATACTCGAGATGACAATTCTGAATACACCAATAATCCTTTGTCGATCTTAATCTATTCATTGAGGACTAATTCTTGGAGATACTGGGGAGATATGGTCAATTCCTACGGTTTAGAATGGAGCAAAAGTTATGATTTTGTTAATGGATGTTATTATTGGCTTGCATACCGCAAGTTAAATTATGTTAAGAACTATGAAATGATAGTCTCTTTCGACATTAGTGGTGATACATATGAAGAGATTCGATTGCCAGAATTCGAGAGTAGGCCCGTCTTGGGGAGTCAGTTAATTGTCTATCAAGACTCGATTGCTTTTGTTTCTCTTCCTCCAAACGATCGCACTAATTTTAGCATATGGACGTGGAACAACGTGGTTTGGACACAAAAACTTAAGATGAAACTAGACTTTGAAGTTTGGGGTGCATTTAATCAATGGAGGGATAATATGCTTGTTTTTAGAGAAGCACGTTCGAAACTAGTCTTACTCGACACAAACACAAAAGAATTATTCGTTCTTGATTATCCGCGAGCTGGAGCATGTCGAAATATATGTGCGTACAAAGAAAGCTTAGTCTCGATCAATGATTTCGGAAAGGAAATTAGCGTAAGGGAAGAAAAACCTGATAAATTTCCAAGTATATGTTAA